TTTAATCGTGCATGTTATGGACCGTGCTGCTGAAGAAGGTAGCTTTGCTAAAATTGACATGTGGCAAATGATTGCCATTGCGATGCAAGGGTTACGGATCGCTATTCCAGCTGCATTAATTCTTGCTGTTGGTGCTGGTCCTGTTAAATCAATGTTGAACTCAATGCCTGCTTGGTTGACTGATGGTTTGTCAATCGGTGGTGGGATGGTCGTTGCCGTTGGGTATGCCATGGTTATTAACATGATGGCTACTCGTGAAGTATGGCCATTCTTCGTTTTAGGTTTCATCCTAGCTGCAATTTCTGAATTGACGTTGATTGCCTTAGGTGGTATTGGTGTTGCGATGGCCCTCATCTACTTGAACCTTTCTAAAATGGGTGGTTCTGGTAATGGTGGCGGATCCGGTACTGGTGACCCTGTTGGCGACATTATCGATAAGTATTAGCGAAGGAGGAAAACTAAAATGGCTGATCAAATTAAATTAAGCAAAAGTGATCGTATTCATGTTTGGTGGCGTTCGACGTTCCTCCAAGGTTCTTGGAACTATGAACGGATGCAAAACGGTGGTTGGGCTTATTCATTAATCCCAGCTTTGAAAAAATTATATACGACTAAAGAAGACCGTGCCGCTGCTTTGAAGCGTCATATGGAATTCTTTAATACTCATCCTTACGTGGCTTCACCAATTATTGGTGTTACCATGGCACTTGAAGAAGAACGTTCTAATGGGGCTCCCATTGATGACGTTACGATTCAAGGGGTTAAAGTTGGGATGATGGGACCATTGGCCGGTGTTGGTGACCCAGTTTTCTGGTTCACAGCTAAGCCAATCATTGGTGCCTTAGCTGCCTCACTAGCAATTGGTGGTAGCGTGATGGGTCCTATCTTGTACTTCGTTGTTTGGAATATTATTCGGATGGCTTTCATGTGGTATACACAAGAACTTGGTTACAAAGCCGGTTCTGCGATTACCGATGATTTATCTGGTGGTATTTTACAAGATATTACTAAGGGTGCTTCAATCTTAGGGATGTTCATCTTGCCAGCCTTAATTGAACGGTGGGTCACAGTTGACTTCAGTCCAGTTAAAGTTTCAACAATCAAACAAGCTAGTGGTGCTTACATCGACTGGAACAAATTGCCAGCTGGTGCCAAGGGTGTCAAAGAAGCCTTGACTCAACAAGCTTCTGGGATGTCATTGGACAAGTACAAGGTTACGACCTTGCAAGATAACTTGAATCAATTGATTCCAGGTTTAGCTGCGCTTTTGATTACCTTCCTCTGCATGTGGTTATTGAAGAAGAAAGTTTCTCCAATCATTATCATCTTCGGCCTATTCGCCTTCGGTGTTATCATGCATGTTCTTGGTGTAATGTAAAGATGAATTGAGACAATTTAAATCATTGATTTAGATTGTTGGGATGGACTCTTGCGAGTTCATCCCTTTTTATTAACCGGCACTTTGCGAAAAAAGCGCCAACGCCGTATAATCGGTGTAATCAAGAGAAAGAAATGGAGACACTCAAATGGTTCAATCGCTTAATACAAAGGTTGATATGGTTGTTGACGGTAATTCGCATTTAGGCTTGACCGATTATGGCAAAATTATGATTGGTGACCATGGCTTTGAATTTTATGATAATCGTAATGCTAAAAATTATATTCAGATTCCTTGGGATGAGGTCGATCGGGTGATTGTATCGGTCATGTTTAAAGGGCGCTGGATTCCACGCTATGGCTTTCGAACCAAGAAGAACGGGACTTATACGTTTTCTTCGAAAACACCGCGAAAGGTCTTACGAGCGGTTCGTAAACATGTTGAACCGGATCATATTGTGCGGTCATTATCATTTTTCGATGTTATGAAACGGGTCATTACTGGTAGAAATCGTAATAAGTATTTGAAGTAAGCGAACTACCAGTAATTAGGTGGTGCTAGTAAAGACGTTTGGGAAGAATCCCAAGCGTCTTTTTTGGTGGCTAAGGCGACGAGTGGCTTGCTACGGAAATATAAATAGTGTGTTGATACACTGTGTGTTAAGATAAGGACTAACTGAGTGTGTCAATACACTTGAAATTGTAACGGGTATTCAATAAAGAAGGAGTGGCCCAGTTGACCAGAAAAACACGAATTTATGAGTATGTTTGTGAGTATGGGGATACTGATGGCATGACGACCGAAATGGTGGCTAATGCGTTGGCACTAGCACGGTCGAATGTCAGCAAAGAATTGAATACGTTAGTACGTGAAGGCGACCTTTATAAGTTGTCCGGGCGGCCCGTACGCTATGCATTAAGTGCGGCGACTGCGGGTCCAACTGCGACTACGCCAGCACCGCCAGTTGGGACGACGGCGACAGCGACGCAAGTGCGACCGCCAGCAGCACCGAAGACCAAGGTTGTTCGACCAGCTGATGTTTTTGCGAGGATGATTGGCGCCCATGCCAGCTTAGAAAATCAAGTTGAACAGGCTAAAGCGGCCATATTATATCCACCGCGGGGGTTGAACACGCTGGTGATTGGGCCAACGGGGTCCGGAAAAACGTATTTTGCCAATGTGATGTATCAATTTGCAGAAACCCAACACGTTTTGACGAATCCACAAGGGCTGATTACGTTTAACTGTGCCGATTATGCGCATAATCCAGAATTATTAATGTCACATTTATTTGGCTATGTGAAAGGGGCTTTTACAGGGGCCAATGAAGACAAGGATGGGCTAATTCAAGAAGCAGATGGGGGCATGCTCTTCTTAGACGAAGTCCATCGGTTACCACCAGAAGGTCAAGAAATGATCTTTTACTTTATGGATCATGGCACGTATTCACGCTTGGGGGAAACGGCAAAGGATCATCATGCAAACGTGCGCCTTGTTTGTGCGACGACGGAAGATCCTGAGAGTGCGCTACTGCAGACTTTTGTGCGACGGATTCCAATTACGATTCAGTTGCCAGCCTTCAATCATCGTTCAGCGTCTGAACGGCTGGATTTATTGAAAGCCTTACTATCACTAGAAGCTAACCGAATTAATAAACAGATTCGGTTAACGGAGGATGTGGTGCAGGCATTACTAGGATCGGTTACTTTTGGTAATGTCGGTCAATTGAAATCTAACATTCAGTTAGTGTGTGCGCAGGGGTTTGTCAACAGTATTGAAAACGATACTGAAATTGAAATTACAATGGATGACCTCCCACAAAATATTCGGAACGGGTTAATGACAGTTGCCTCTAATCGGCATGAACTTGGCGCAATTTCAGAATTACTTGATCCCTATTTGATTGTTAAGCCAAACGATGGCCCGATGCCAATTCGCAATAAGAATGATAATTATGAGCTACCTTATAATCTCTATGAAATCATTGGCGATAAAGCCTCACTACTACGGCGTGAAGGTCTTGACAAGGCGCATATTAACCGCTTTATTACGACTGATATTAATTTACATTTAAAATCATTTTATAAACAAACCCAGATGAATATTGCACCTGAAAATAAGTTGGCAGAAATTGTTGATCAAGATGTGATTGATTTTACCAAAATGGCGCAAACAACAATTCAAGAAATGTTAGGTTATAATTTTAAAGATAATTTCATTTATGCAGTGAGTCTACACATTAGCTCATTCATCAAGCGAATTCAAGCTGGTAAGCCGATGCGACAGATGAGTCAAGAAATGTTGGCGATGGTCAAAGAATATCCGGCCGAAATCAAAGCAGCGCAAGTGCTAAAACAAAGTTTAGATGATCATTATCACTTGCCGATTCCTCAATCAGAAGTGTATTACTTAGCGATTTTACTTATCTCGCTAAAATCAATGCAACTAAATGGTAAAGTCGGGGTTTTAGTGGCTGCGCATGGGATGAGTACGGCATCTTCAATGGCGCAAGTTGTTGGGCAATTGCTGGATGATTATGATGTCGGCGCTTTTGATATGCCGCTAGACATGGATCCGAGTGTGGCGTATGAACACGTTAAGACACAAGTGCAGGAACTGGATGCCGGTAATGGCGTCCTGATGTTGGTTGATATGGGTTCACTCGCAACTTTTGGGAAGCGAATCCAAGCAGATACTGATATTGAAATTCGGACGATTGACATGGTCACGACGCCGGTTGTTTTAGAAGCCGTTCGTAAGGCGAGTTTGATTGATAGTAATTTAGAGACGATTTATCATGAATTGGTTGGCTTTAAAGGGTATTCACGAATTTCACGGAACTTACCAACGACATCGGTCGCACCAACCGTTGACACGCCAGTTATCACAAGTGATCAACGCGCCATCATTGCGATTTGTGCGACGGGGGTGGGCACTGCTGAACGGATTAAGACCATTTTAGATAGTTTATTGGCCCAAAATTTTGTTGAGGGCATTACGGTATTTCCCATTTCAGTGGTCAATATGCAAGCACGGCTAGCTCAAATTAGTCAGACGTATCAAATTATTGCGGCGACTGGGATTGCCAAGCCAGACTTAGATGTGCCGTTTATTTCGTTGGAAGAATTATTACAAGGTGGGGGCGAGAAGTTTATCGACCAGTTAACGACTGGCCTCGATGCGCCGCAAGCGAAGTTGACCGATGCGCGTGCCTTAACACCAGCGCTATGTGAACGGTATCTGGGGGATTACTTTACTTTTTTGAACCCGAATAAGTTAACGCCTATTTTGTGGGCCTACAGTGAGCTGATTAATCAAAACCTAGTGGTACCAATGACCAATGCTTTTCGAATCGATTTGATTATGCATTTAGCTGGCGCGCTAGAACGAACGGCCATCAAAGATCAAATCACGGCACCGGCAGAAGAGTTACCAAGTATTACTGCTTCAAAATGGTATCCAATTGTGCAACAAGCGGACCAACAGTTAACGGATCAACTCCAATTAACTTTTTCAGCCGCGGAAAATTATTATATTGTGCAACTTTTAGAAAATCATCAAGCCGAGTTGATACACTAAGTGGCATGTTTTTTGCATGTATCTTAATAAGAGAAGTTAATCAAAAGGAGGCTGTTTAGATGCTAGCATTTGTTGTTGTCAGTCACGGTGAATTTGCTGAAGGGGTCGTAAAATCATCTTATATGATTTTCGGCCAACAAGAAAAAGTTCAAACCGTCACTTTTCAGTTGGATGAAGGTCCAGAAGACTTAGCAAAAAAATTAGATGCGGCCATTGCCACGTTTGATGCTACGGATCAAGTGTTGTTCTTGGTTGATTTGTGGGGCGGGTCGCCTTTCAATGCGGCGAGTCAAATTGTGGCTGAACATACTGACCGTATGGGACTCGTGACTGGGTTGAATTTGCCAATGTTAATTGAAGGTTACACGGTACGGGATAAACCATTGGATGCGGTCATTGCTCATTTAGAAGAGACTGGCAAGATAGGCATTAAACATTTAACCTTGCTCCAAGATGACGGCGAAGCTGAGCAGTCATGACCATGGATATTCGGCTAGCTCGAATTGATAGTCGGTTGTTGCATGGACAAGTGGCAACCGTTTGGACTAAAAGTGTTGCGCCTAATCGAATCTTAGTTGTTTCAGATGCGGTGGCGCAAGATAATTTGCGTAAAATGCTAATTGTGCAGGCCGCACCACCGGGTGTTAAGGCCAATGTGATTACGGTCGATAAGATGATTGAGATTTATCAAAATACCTTATTCGACACGGTCAAACCTTTAATCTTAACGGATACGCCACAAAATATGGCGCGTTTAGTTGCCGGTGGCTTGGATGTGAGTCACGTGGGCGTAGATATTGGCAGTCTAGCCTATTCAGCTGGCATGGTAATGGTGACTAATGCAATTGCGGTTGGACATGCCGAAGCGGCAGCCCTATACCAATTAAAGGCGGCCGGAGTCGCAATTTTTGCCCAGAAAGTGCCCACGGATAAAAAAGTTGATTTGATGCCATTATTGGCAAAAAATGGCTTTGAAACTAATCCAGACCCGCAATAAGGTCTAGTGAGTTTGGGAAATCCCAAGCTCCTTTTTTGACCGGCAGTGTGGTTAAAATTGATGATAGTTGTCTTAGGATTTGACTAAAATTAAAGCACAACCTTTGACCGCGGGCCTTTTATTGATAAAATTATAGCCAGAAGCTTTAGTCGAAATAAGTTGGGGGTCAGTAGATGACAATATATACGAAAATCACCGCAGCGGGACAGTATGTCCCTAAACGCGTGGTTGATAATGATGAATTAGCGCAAATTATGGCTACTAATGACGATTGGATTCAAGCGCATACCGGGATTCAAACGCGACATTTTGCGATGGATGATGAAAACACATCAACGTTAGCAACACAAGTAGCCCAACAATTGCTTGATCAACAACATTTGGCTGCCAGTGCGATTGATTTGATTATCGTCACGACAATTACACCGGATGCATTGACCCCGGCAACGGCTTGTTTGGTGCAGGCTAACATTGGTGCAGATCACGCATTT
This region of Lactobacillus sp. CBA3605 genomic DNA includes:
- a CDS encoding PTS mannose/fructose/sorbose transporter subunit IIC, whose translation is MNLNAIQMILVVLVAFLAGMEGILDEFHFHQPVVACALIGLVTGQLVPCIILGGSLQMIALGWSNVGAAVAPDAALASIASAIILVLGGQGRAGVSSAIAIAVPLAVAGLLLTILARTLATLIVHVMDRAAEEGSFAKIDMWQMIAIAMQGLRIAIPAALILAVGAGPVKSMLNSMPAWLTDGLSIGGGMVVAVGYAMVINMMATREVWPFFVLGFILAAISELTLIALGGIGVAMALIYLNLSKMGGSGNGGGSGTGDPVGDIIDKY
- a CDS encoding PTS system mannose/fructose/sorbose family transporter subunit IID, yielding MADQIKLSKSDRIHVWWRSTFLQGSWNYERMQNGGWAYSLIPALKKLYTTKEDRAAALKRHMEFFNTHPYVASPIIGVTMALEEERSNGAPIDDVTIQGVKVGMMGPLAGVGDPVFWFTAKPIIGALAASLAIGGSVMGPILYFVVWNIIRMAFMWYTQELGYKAGSAITDDLSGGILQDITKGASILGMFILPALIERWVTVDFSPVKVSTIKQASGAYIDWNKLPAGAKGVKEALTQQASGMSLDKYKVTTLQDNLNQLIPGLAALLITFLCMWLLKKKVSPIIIIFGLFAFGVIMHVLGVM
- a CDS encoding DUF956 family protein — protein: MVQSLNTKVDMVVDGNSHLGLTDYGKIMIGDHGFEFYDNRNAKNYIQIPWDEVDRVIVSVMFKGRWIPRYGFRTKKNGTYTFSSKTPRKVLRAVRKHVEPDHIVRSLSFFDVMKRVITGRNRNKYLK
- a CDS encoding sigma-54-dependent transcriptional regulator; protein product: MTRKTRIYEYVCEYGDTDGMTTEMVANALALARSNVSKELNTLVREGDLYKLSGRPVRYALSAATAGPTATTPAPPVGTTATATQVRPPAAPKTKVVRPADVFARMIGAHASLENQVEQAKAAILYPPRGLNTLVIGPTGSGKTYFANVMYQFAETQHVLTNPQGLITFNCADYAHNPELLMSHLFGYVKGAFTGANEDKDGLIQEADGGMLFLDEVHRLPPEGQEMIFYFMDHGTYSRLGETAKDHHANVRLVCATTEDPESALLQTFVRRIPITIQLPAFNHRSASERLDLLKALLSLEANRINKQIRLTEDVVQALLGSVTFGNVGQLKSNIQLVCAQGFVNSIENDTEIEITMDDLPQNIRNGLMTVASNRHELGAISELLDPYLIVKPNDGPMPIRNKNDNYELPYNLYEIIGDKASLLRREGLDKAHINRFITTDINLHLKSFYKQTQMNIAPENKLAEIVDQDVIDFTKMAQTTIQEMLGYNFKDNFIYAVSLHISSFIKRIQAGKPMRQMSQEMLAMVKEYPAEIKAAQVLKQSLDDHYHLPIPQSEVYYLAILLISLKSMQLNGKVGVLVAAHGMSTASSMAQVVGQLLDDYDVGAFDMPLDMDPSVAYEHVKTQVQELDAGNGVLMLVDMGSLATFGKRIQADTDIEIRTIDMVTTPVVLEAVRKASLIDSNLETIYHELVGFKGYSRISRNLPTTSVAPTVDTPVITSDQRAIIAICATGVGTAERIKTILDSLLAQNFVEGITVFPISVVNMQARLAQISQTYQIIAATGIAKPDLDVPFISLEELLQGGGEKFIDQLTTGLDAPQAKLTDARALTPALCERYLGDYFTFLNPNKLTPILWAYSELINQNLVVPMTNAFRIDLIMHLAGALERTAIKDQITAPAEELPSITASKWYPIVQQADQQLTDQLQLTFSAAENYYIVQLLENHQAELIH
- a CDS encoding PTS sugar transporter subunit IIA; the encoded protein is MLAFVVVSHGEFAEGVVKSSYMIFGQQEKVQTVTFQLDEGPEDLAKKLDAAIATFDATDQVLFLVDLWGGSPFNAASQIVAEHTDRMGLVTGLNLPMLIEGYTVRDKPLDAVIAHLEETGKIGIKHLTLLQDDGEAEQS
- a CDS encoding PTS sugar transporter subunit IIB, whose product is MTMDIRLARIDSRLLHGQVATVWTKSVAPNRILVVSDAVAQDNLRKMLIVQAAPPGVKANVITVDKMIEIYQNTLFDTVKPLILTDTPQNMARLVAGGLDVSHVGVDIGSLAYSAGMVMVTNAIAVGHAEAAALYQLKAAGVAIFAQKVPTDKKVDLMPLLAKNGFETNPDPQ